From a single Vitis vinifera cultivar Pinot Noir 40024 chromosome 18, ASM3070453v1 genomic region:
- the LOC132253193 gene encoding disease resistance protein ADR2-like — MALQVFYHVDPTEVRNQTGSYGKAFMEYEKDVSKENREKVERWRAALKEAINLSGWHLHDHLEKVDLSVHWKDKRMKPLFTFHCPWIRGGGARHLLSSSLGGRHAFGEDYWTRSAALRNLL, encoded by the exons ATGGCTCTCCAAGTTTTCTACCATGTGGATCCAACCGAAGTGAGAAACCAGACAGGGAGTTATGGGAAAGCATTTATGGAGTACGAAAAAGATGTGAGCAAGGAGAATAGAGAGAAGGTAGAGAGGTGGAGAGCAGCCTTGAAAGAAGCAATCAATCTATCTGGATGGCACCTTCATGATCA CTTAGAAAAAGTTGATTTGAGTGTCCACTGGAAGGATAAAAGAATGAAGCCACTCTTCACTTTTCACTGTCCTTGGATTAGAGGTGGTGGAGCAAGGCATCTCCTGTCATCTTCACTAGGTGGAAGACACGCCTTCGGAGAAGATTATTGGACTAGAAGCGCTGCTCTACGGAACTTAttataa